The Euphorbia lathyris chromosome 3, ddEupLath1.1, whole genome shotgun sequence genome contains a region encoding:
- the LOC136223444 gene encoding F-box protein CPR1-like gives MDNQVCCGRVTTDGVPDQLAHKVASLAELPEDLIFEILLFSPVKAILCFRCLSKSFCRIIDSEEFINMHYSRSAENKKHRKLIIRERAIGRWSNRSVNVFDVDSGLEETINKPYKRNPKPYGYCNGLILLFVDSFRLALWNPSTQKYRNLPRCPIKVPNGGHCTTVGMGLGYDSTRGDYKVVLIEDVQTVSNTHVLQSWVFGLRSNSWKRVQDFPERKDGFIYFGHFANGYLHWLCKYRIGEYALVTFDMAKETIVSQSLYPAFSRLLQIDLHVIDGCLCLSCVSWNPAEAVFYVREKDGTKLKWSTLFSVTTEMPILFDMNRFKDVRVLGYSNDGDKVMLDLGFKFIVLYDVKQKFFSSTESRKLDDDRNKVCNYPFLCHESLVSLGGGVSQRKSGQKRKKRT, from the exons ATGGACAACCAAGTTTGCTGCGGCAGAGTTACAACTGATGGCGTCCCAGATCAATTGGCTCATAAG GTAGCATCACTAGCAGAACTTCCAGAAGACCTAATATTTGAAATTCTACTCTTCTCACCGGTGAAAGCTATATTGTGTTTTAGATGTCTTTCGAAATCTTTCTGCAGGATCATTGATAGCGAGGAGTTTATAAATATGCATTACAGTAGATCTGCTGAAAACAAGAAACACCGCAAGCTGATCATACGAGAGAGAGCAATCGGCAGGTGGTCCAACAGATCAGTAAATGTTTTTGATGTAGACAGTGGCCTTGAAGAGACGATCAACAAACCATACAAAAGGAACCCTAAGCCGTATGGTTACTGCAACGGTTTGATCCTCTTGTTTGTCGATTCATTCAGACTTGCTCTCTGGAATCCATCAACCCAGAAGTATCGAAATCTCCCTCGTTGCCCTATCAAAGTCCCAAACGGTGGCCATTGCACTACAGTCGGGATGGGTTTGGGTTACGACTCTACTCGTGGTGATTACAAGGTTGTTTTAATTGAAGATGTCCAGACAGTTAGCAACACTCATGTTTTACAATCTTGGGTTTTCGGATTGAGGTCGAATTCGTGGAAAAGGGTTCAGGATTTTCCAGAGAGAAAAGATGGCTTTATATATTTTGGACACTTTGCAAATGGTTATTTGCATTGGCTGTGTAAGTATCGCATTGGTGAATATGCTCTTGTTACATTTGACATGGCAAAAGAGACGATAGTGTCTCAGTCTCTTTATCCGGCCTTTAGCCGATTgcttcaaattgatttgcatgTTATAGATGGGTGTCTCTGTTTGAGTTGCGTCTCTTGGAATCCGGCAGAAGCTGTTTTTTATGTGAGGGAGAAAGATGGAACTAAGCTTAAATGGAGCACATTGTTCTCTGTTACAACTGAAATGCCGATACTCTTTGATATGAATCGGTTTAAGGATGTGAGAGTTTTGGGATATTCGAATGACGGAGATAAGGTTATGCTGGATCTAGGTTTCAAGTTTATTGTGTTGTATGATGTTAAACAGAAGTTCTTTTCATCAACTGAAAGTAGAAAACTAGATGATGATCGTAACAAAGTTTGCAACTATCCATTTCTTTGTCATGAAAGTCTTGTGTCCTTAGGTGGTGGAGTCTCCCAACGAAAATCAGGtcagaaaaggaagaaaagaaCCTAA